The Mucilaginibacter sp. PAMB04168 genome contains the following window.
AGGATGACTTTTTTGCAACCGGTGTGTCTATCGTTATCCACCCAAATCACCCCATGGTACCCATAATCCACATGAACATCCGGTACTTTGAAATGCCATCTTCTATTGAAGGCGGGCAGCCATTGCGCTGGTTTGGTGGTGGCATTGATTTAACGCCTCATTATGTTTTTGAAGAAGATGCCCGGTTCTTTCATGGCCACTTGAAATCTGTTTGTGATTTGTTCAATGCTGATTTCTATCACCGCTTTAAAACCTGGGCAGATGATTACTTTTTTATTAAACACCGCGACGAGACGCGCGGTATAGGTGGCATTTTTTATGATCGGTTAACTGCCAGTGACGACTTAACATGGGAAACCATATTTGAGTTTTCTAAAGCCGTGGGCAGATCATTTGCACCGGTTTATACTGAATTGGTTAATCGGAACCGAAATAAACAATATACTGAAGAGCAACAGCAGTGGCAGTACCAGCGCCGCAGCCGTTACGCAGAATTCAATCTGGTATATGATGCCGGCACTAAGTTCGGCTTGGAAACCAACGGGCGCATTGAGTCCATCTTAATGAGTTTGCCTCCAACCGCTAAGTGGCTTTACAACTATCAACCGGAAACAGGTGGTGAAGAGGAAAAAACGTTAAAACTTTTAAAGAAGGGGATTAACTGGGTTTAACAATTGAACCCTTTACATACATACGACGTGTGTCATACTTATAAACCTTAAAGCCGTGCCACACTTAAAATCCTTTTTCGCTTTTCCTATTCAGCCTTTCGCTGCAGCACAACTAACAATTTTTAAACTCTTCTGAAATCCTTACCGTTCTGTACAGCGCAAGAGCCGCATTACGGCAGTTTTTGCATGATAAATTTAAACAGTTATATATCAGACAAAATTTTTTTCATTAAAAACACTTTATTTGTACTGCAGTTTATTGAGCTGCGGCATCTTTATTTAAGAAATTAATCTGCCTCTATACAAATGAAAGCATTATTTATACTCACTGCTATAGCTATGATATCATTATCGGCATGCAACGGTTCTGGAAAACTGGAAGGAAAATGGTTATACGCTGGGGGCGTATACAACGGAAAAAAAGAGGGAGGCACAGAGGGATACCAATTGCAGCGGACTTACACCGATAAAAAGTTTGAAGCTGTTATGATAGAAGATGGCGGTGAACCACAAAAGTACCAGGCAGGCGATTACAAAATTGATGGCAATACCTGTACCGAAACCGAAACCTTCTCAACCCAGCCTTCAAAACTGACCAATGTGCCTGTACACTACAATTACCAGATCAAAAACGACACGCTGATTTTGGAAGGCAAATTACCAACCGGTATGCAGGTTGAAGAGCATTGGACGAAGATGAAGTAGGCCTTGAAGGTGACATTTCTGCAAAGTAGCTACCAAAGAGCTATACTACTTTTTTTTAGCGCCTGCGCCTGCATCGTCTTTAGAAGATGATTTCTTACCCGATTGATAGTCGGAAGTTGCTTTTTTACCTTCCGTACTGGGTGCTTTTTTAATGTTTTTGCCGCCTTTATCTTTACTCATGATTATTTGTTTTATGTAGTGTGCGTGTAAGCTCCGACCGCTTTTTTAGAGAAGTAATGGGATTTATATTTGCAGAGTTACAACTAAAGATACAACTGAAAATAATGGTAATAGTTTTGCTAATCCTATTAAAAGCATCGCACGAGTAGTCTTAACCGCCCTTTGCCTTTGCTGCTGTTAACGGTCTGCCTTTTTACCCCGTAATTATTCGGTAAGCTGAGTTACTTTTCCTTTATTGCAAAGCTTGTATTGTAAGCCTTACCGGCCGGAATGTTAGTAATTTTACCTTTAAAATGGCTTAAAATTCGTATCTTCGCAAGTCAAATTTTTCGCATCAACCTAACACATTGAGCAAATTTTTCTTACACAAAAATTGAAATGGCTGAAGATAATTCACAGAACGAAGACAGAATCATTCCTATAAACATTGATGAAGAAATGCGAGCGGCCTACATTGATTATTCAATGTCGGTTATCGTATCACGTGCACTTCCAGATGTGCGCGACGGCCTAAAGCCTGTACACAGACGCGTATTATTCGGTATGCTCGATTTGGGTTTATCCAGTGGTAAACCTTTTAAAAAATCGGCGCGTATTGTAGGGGAGGTTCTTGGTAAATATCACCCGCACGGCGACTCGTCGGTATATGACACCATGGTGCGTATGGCTCAGGATTGGAGCTTACGTTATCCGCTAGTAGATGGTCAGGGCAATTATGGGTCTATTGACGGTGATAGCCCTGCGGCTATGCGTTACACGGAGGCTCGCTTGCAAAAGATAGCCGAAGAAATGATGGCCGATATCAATAAAGATACTATCGACTACCAGTTAAACTTCGACGACTCATTAGAAGAGCCAAGCGTACTGCCCGCTAAAATTCCTAACCTGCTTGTTAACGGTGCCTCGGGTATTGCGGTGGGTATGGCCACTAATATGGCGCCGCACAATCTTTCGGAAGTTATAGATGCTACGGTAGCGTTGATTGATAATCGCGATATTGAAGTTGCCGAGTTGATGAATTATATCAAAGGTCCCGACTTTCCGACTGGTGCAATTATTTATGGTTATGAAGGTGCCCGTGACGCCTTCGAAACCGGCCGTGGCCGCGTAGTTTTACGAGCACGTGCCGAGATTGAAACCTTTAACAATGATCGTGAACGTATAATAGTTACCGAGATTCCTTACCAGGTAAACAAGGCGCAGATGATTGAGCGCACTGCCGAGCTGGTTAACGAAAAGAAAATAGAAGGTATATCTACCATTCGCGACGAGTCCAGCCGCGAAGGTATCCGTGTAGTTTATGAGATAAAACGTGATGCCAATGCCGCTATCGTTTTAAACAACCTCTATAAATATACCTCACTGCAAACTTCTTTTAGTGTAAACAACATTGCGCTGGTTAAAGGCCGCCCTATGTTGCTTAACCTACGAGACCTTATACACCACTTTGTGGAGCATAGGCAGGAAGTTGTTGTTCGCCGTACCCGGTACGAACTGGCGGAAGCTGAGAAGCGCGCGCACATCTTAGAGGGCTTATTAATTGCTTTAGATCATTTAGATGAGGTAATACGCCTTATCCGTGCTTCGGCAACGCCTGAAGAGGCACGCGATGGTTTAATGACTCAGTTTGGCTTAAGCGAAAT
Protein-coding sequences here:
- the hemF gene encoding oxygen-dependent coproporphyrinogen oxidase; protein product: MVTKETIASEYQQIQDEICSALEALDGVATFEQEVWERDGGGGGRTRVIQNGTILEKGGVNFSAVYGKLPDAVKKGLKVEQDDFFATGVSIVIHPNHPMVPIIHMNIRYFEMPSSIEGGQPLRWFGGGIDLTPHYVFEEDARFFHGHLKSVCDLFNADFYHRFKTWADDYFFIKHRDETRGIGGIFYDRLTASDDLTWETIFEFSKAVGRSFAPVYTELVNRNRNKQYTEEQQQWQYQRRSRYAEFNLVYDAGTKFGLETNGRIESILMSLPPTAKWLYNYQPETGGEEEKTLKLLKKGINWV